The uncultured Methanoregula sp. genomic sequence CCATTTCTGGCATTTTACGCAGCGCTTGGGCCGGATCTTATCCCAGACTTTCATCGGGATCTCGAGCACAAACTCTGTCTTGTTCCACTCTTCTGGGGGCTTCTCTGCATTCGCTTCGTACAGTGCTACGAACTCCATGATCTGGTGCGGGGGCACGCCCAGGTCCACGAATTTCTTGAAGACGAAATAGTTGAAGATCAGCCAGGACAGGTCCGAGCGATCGAGGATACCTTCGTATTCCCCGAATGCTTCGTCGAAGTCCTCGAGCGAGCAGCCGCACAGCGGGCACTTGCCGCCAACGAGCTCGTCGAGAAACACTTCTTCCTGGCACCCCGGACAGGTAGTGTGCGGGGATTGCATGCGTGATGTCATTGTTGCTCCGGATTATTGCTGGTTATCTGGTATTCATATCCTTGAATGGTAAAACGGTTTCTGGTATTGGATTGATGTTCCTAGTATTGATCGGTCAGGGTGATAAGGGTATCACCAGTGCACATGCCCGACGATAAAAAGGTTATGGGCCGGGAATTTTTCAGTCTGCAGAAGGCTCGCCCTGTTCCATCACAAGCGACCCGAAGATCACTTTCTCGAGTACCTGCGAGACATACTTGATATGCATAGCCTTCTCCAGATCCTCGTTTCTGTGGATATCAGCCCAGAGCTGGAGGCGCATGAGGGAAAACCGGAACCTGTCCAGGGTTTCGTCATCAAGGGCCATTGCCTCACGGTAAATGGGTTCCAGCAGGTCCGGAAAGGCGAGCGGATTCTCCAGTGCCACGATCACGCCTTTGTATATGGGGTGTGGCTGCTCCCTGCCGGTCAGAATCCGCAGATAATCCATTGTCTTAACCCTCAACAACTTTGATGAGTTCCTGCATGACGGCGTCCACGCTCTTCCACGTGGGGCTGTCGCCGCGCCTGATGATGAACGGCCTGCCTTCGTCACCTGCCTTGCGCATCTCGATGTCCAGCGGGATTGCTCCAAGGAACGGAACCCTGAGTTCCTCTGCGATCTTCCTGCCGCCGCCTTTGCCAAACAGATCTATCTGCTCACCGCAGTGAGGGCAGACCATCCCGCTCATGTTCTCGATGATGCCAATCACCGGGAGGCCGAGTTTCTCGATGAACTTTGCAGACTTCCGGGCATCCATGGTGGCGACGTCCTGCGGAGTGGTGACCACAACCGCCCCGCGGACATTAGGAGCGAGCTGGGCGATGGTCAGGGCCTCGTCACCGGTACCTGGCGGAAGGTCAACGACAAGGTAATCCAGCGGCCCCCAGTTCACTTCCGTGAGGAACTGCTGGATCGCAGCCATCTTCATCGGCCCGCGCCAGATGATGGGGGTACTGGTATCGGGCAGCAGGAATGCCATGGAGATGACCGAGAGATTGCCGATCACGTGGACGGGTTCGATCCGGTCATCCATCATCGCGAGCTTGTGGTCTTCGATCCCCAGCATCTTGGGAATATTGGGGCCGTGCATATCAAGGTCAAGGAGCCCGATCCTCTTCCCATGGGCAGCGAGAGCATAGGCAAGGTTAACCGAGACCGTGGATTTCCCTACCCCTCCTTTGCCGGAAAGGACCATGATGACGTGTTTGACGTCAATATCTGCCTTTGGCGGCAGTCCTGCCGGACCGTTCTTTGCCGATGCACAGGTTGTTGCGGTCGGACAGCTGGAGCATTCCTTCTTGCACTCCTCATCCGCCTTCGGTTTTTTGATATTGTTCTTTGCCATCGTTGCCTCCAGTAAAAACAACTGTGTACTCTCACCAGTTGTCCGCACAAGACAATAAAGATGTGGAGATTGAGGCAGAGGCATGGTGGGTAAAACGTTTGTCTGCAAAGTACCTCCATCCCCCCAGTCCCGGGCCAGGTCAGACGCACCGGTATTTCTTCAAGCTGTACGGGCCCGATACCATGCTTCAGCTTGAAGACGGGGTGTCCGGAGAGGATCTGATACAGGCCATGCACGGCCATGTGGTCCAGTATGGCGAGACCTGCGTGACGTACGGCCGGTAAATCCCAAAATCTCACACTTTTTTTAAACCACCCTGGTATTACCCGTTGAACTGCTCCCCTTCGTCACCATTAAGATGTTCCGGTACAGATTGACGATGACATGCAGAGACCTGCCCCGCCACGCGTTCCGGATCCCCGGCTTGACTCGGCAATCCGGATGCAGACCGATCGCCGTGAATCGCTCCTGTCGCCCCTTGCCGCACGAAGTTCCGGCGCTATCCGCAGGTACGGGAGAAAACCCGAGGATATCCGGACCCCGTATTCCCGCGACGCGGACCGGATCATCCACACCCGTGCATATACCCGTTATATCGATAAAACCCAGGTTTTCTATCTTGTGGAAAACGATCATATCACTCACCGGGTCATCCACGTCCAGCTGGTATCAAAGATTGCCCGGACTATCGGAAGATGCCTGCGGCTCAACGAGGATCTCCTCGAGGCTATCGCGCTGGGCCATGATATCGGTCACATCCCCTATGGCCATTTTGGCGAAACCTGCCTCTCGGAACTCTGTGAAAAAAACGGGATTGGGAAATTCTGTCATAATGTCCAGAGTGTCCGGTTCCTCGACAAGATCGAGGATTGCGACCTGACCCTCCAGGTTCTTGATGGTGTTCTCTGCCATAACGGCGAGGCGGATGATGTCAGGATCAGGCCGGAGCCGGTTGCAAGTTTTGAGGCATTCGACCGGAAAGTGAAGGAGACCGCGAACAACAAGCGTCCCTGCTCCCCCATGACCCTTGAAGGATGCGTTGTCAAGTTCGCTGACACCATTGCGTACATTGGCAGGGATCTCCAGGATGCCCGCGAAGTCGGGCTCATCGGTGATGATACTCCCATACCGGATGCCTGCGGGGATGTGCTTGGCCGGGACAACGGCCATATCATAGATACCCTTATCCATGATCTGCTGGAGAACAGCGATGCGGAAGAGGCCGGGTTCATCTCATACAGTCCTGAAGTCGAGAATGCCCTCATAGGCCTGCGGGCATTTTCCCGCCGGTATATCTATGATAACCCGGCACTTACTACAGAACGAAAAAAGATCCGGAGAATGTTTGCCACCCTCTTTTCTGCATGTCTTGAAGATCTTGAGGAGGGCAGACGTACCGCAAAAATTTTTATGGATTTTATCGAAAGCGGACCGGTGAGCAGAACCTACCTTGATTCTGCAACACCTCCGGAGCTCGTCCGGGATTTCATTGCCGGGATGACGGATCGCTACTTTGCCCGGCGGTACGAAGAGTGCGTGATACCCAGGAGAATTGAAGGGAAATTCAATTTCGCAGGTGACAGGAGTTAATCGTACTTTCCTTTGGGCCCGGTCCAGCCGGTGAACCCGCAGTAGATACAGCCAACCCCGTCACAGTGGTGGCACAGCCGTTTGGGTGCAGTAACAAGAACCGTACCCGTCTTGTTGCAGTATGTGCATCCAAGGCCTCCACAATGCCCGCACTCTGCCGGTTCATAGGTTTTTTCGTGAGTTGTCATTCGTGAATCATCTTAAAAGCAGGCCTGATGTTTCGTCCTGCATCCGGTTTAATCGTCATCTTCGTCCAGGTACCCCCGAAGGGCCGCCATGAGTTCTGCCGCTGACTGGTAGCGGTCCGGTGGATTCTTTGCAAGGCATTTTAAGATAATCTTCTCGACTGCCTCTGCATCGGGATTGTATTCTGAGGGTGGAATCGGCGTTTCCCGCAGGATCGCGTTGCCAACTTCAACAATGCTCTCCCCCCCGAACGGGATCGAACCGGTCACCAGCTCGTAGAAGACCACGCCCAGCTGGTAGATATCTGTCCGTTCGTCGGTTCTCCCGAATTCCGTTGGGGATACCTGTTCCGGGGCTGCATAGGAGAGGGAGAACCCGGCAATGCTCGATTTCTTGACCTCCGCGGCAAGTACCTTGCTCATCCCCCAGTCAGTGATCTTGGGCACGAGAGCTTCTGTCAGGAGAATGTTGTGCGGCTTGATATCCCGGTGTATGAACCCGTGCTCGTGGGCGTACCGCAGTCCATCGACAATGCCTGTGATAAGATGAACTGCTTTCCAGACTGGCAGGGGCTTCTCGATTGCCTCAAGTGAGCTTGGAACAAATTCCATCTCCACGTAAGGGACCGGAAGGATATTGACTGCAGTTACTTCGACAATGTTCGGGTGACGCAGCGTCTCCCATGCTGCGATCTCGTTTAAGAAACATTTACCGGTTACCTCGTCGAAACTGATCGGGATCTTGACTGCGACCCGGATTCCGTCCGTCTTGCGTATTGCCGAGAAGACCCACGCGATCCCACCCCTGCCAACGAACATGATCTCGGTATACTTGTTCTCCAGTTCCCGCGGGAAGTAATTCTTCTGGTCAGCTATCGCGGGGTGAGGGCTTGTCTGGGTATTTTCCATCTGGATGGTATTTGTTGCAGGAGTTGTGGCAGAAGAAGGGATCCGGTTGATGGCGGTTTTCAGGATCGA encodes the following:
- a CDS encoding Mrp/NBP35 family ATP-binding protein — its product is MAKNNIKKPKADEECKKECSSCPTATTCASAKNGPAGLPPKADIDVKHVIMVLSGKGGVGKSTVSVNLAYALAAHGKRIGLLDLDMHGPNIPKMLGIEDHKLAMMDDRIEPVHVIGNLSVISMAFLLPDTSTPIIWRGPMKMAAIQQFLTEVNWGPLDYLVVDLPPGTGDEALTIAQLAPNVRGAVVVTTPQDVATMDARKSAKFIEKLGLPVIGIIENMSGMVCPHCGEQIDLFGKGGGRKIAEELRVPFLGAIPLDIEMRKAGDEGRPFIIRRGDSPTWKSVDAVMQELIKVVEG
- a CDS encoding HD domain-containing protein, producing the protein MQRPAPPRVPDPRLDSAIRMQTDRRESLLSPLAARSSGAIRRYGRKPEDIRTPYSRDADRIIHTRAYTRYIDKTQVFYLVENDHITHRVIHVQLVSKIARTIGRCLRLNEDLLEAIALGHDIGHIPYGHFGETCLSELCEKNGIGKFCHNVQSVRFLDKIEDCDLTLQVLDGVLCHNGEADDVRIRPEPVASFEAFDRKVKETANNKRPCSPMTLEGCVVKFADTIAYIGRDLQDAREVGLIGDDTPIPDACGDVLGRDNGHIIDTLIHDLLENSDAEEAGFISYSPEVENALIGLRAFSRRYIYDNPALTTERKKIRRMFATLFSACLEDLEEGRRTAKIFMDFIESGPVSRTYLDSATPPELVRDFIAGMTDRYFARRYEECVIPRRIEGKFNFAGDRS